Proteins found in one Mucilaginibacter gracilis genomic segment:
- a CDS encoding LacI family DNA-binding transcriptional regulator, with the protein MKNSKSVVTIYDIAKKLNVSAATVSRSLNDFPGVNKSTKKKIVDTAREMGYSSNAFAANLRTKRSNTIGVIVPRLNSSFMSDVIAGIEKVANNSNFNLIISQSLETMKKENNNIQTMFNNRVDGLLVSLAYDTTNIDHFENFIKRDIPVIFFDRIYEHKSCPNIHINNFQAGYDITEHLIKQGCKKIIHITATGVQNVYQERFRGYKSALSNYGIGFSDDMLIINNLSADSGTEAAKQILQLPILPDGIFSANDVCAINCIMALKNAGLKVPQDIAVAGFNNDPSCRIIDPNLTTIDYRGYEMGEVAANLLINHLTNNYDIQLTHSLVLRHELIIRESSLKTGRF; encoded by the coding sequence GTGAAAAATAGCAAAAGTGTAGTTACTATTTATGACATAGCCAAAAAGTTAAATGTTTCGGCAGCTACTGTAAGCAGGAGCCTTAATGATTTTCCAGGTGTTAATAAAAGCACAAAAAAGAAAATTGTAGATACTGCGCGCGAAATGGGTTACAGCTCTAATGCTTTTGCTGCCAATCTGCGCACTAAGCGCAGCAACACAATCGGAGTTATTGTGCCTAGGCTGAACAGTAGCTTCATGTCGGATGTGATTGCCGGTATCGAGAAGGTGGCTAATAATAGCAACTTCAATCTCATCATCAGCCAATCTCTTGAAACTATGAAAAAGGAAAACAACAACATCCAAACCATGTTTAACAATAGAGTTGATGGCTTACTGGTTTCACTGGCTTACGACACCACCAATATCGATCATTTCGAAAATTTCATCAAACGCGATATTCCTGTTATATTTTTTGATCGCATTTACGAACATAAAAGCTGTCCCAACATCCATATCAACAATTTTCAAGCCGGTTACGATATAACCGAACACTTAATAAAACAGGGCTGTAAAAAAATAATACATATTACTGCAACAGGGGTCCAAAATGTCTACCAAGAACGCTTTAGAGGTTACAAGTCTGCCTTGAGCAATTACGGAATTGGCTTTTCCGATGATATGCTCATCATCAACAATCTGAGCGCGGACTCTGGTACCGAAGCGGCTAAACAAATATTGCAATTACCAATATTGCCCGATGGCATTTTTTCGGCGAATGATGTATGCGCCATCAACTGCATTATGGCCCTCAAAAATGCAGGGCTTAAAGTACCGCAGGACATTGCCGTTGCAGGTTTTAATAACGATCCATCCTGTCGTATTATTGACCCTAATTTAACTACGATTGATTACCGGGGTTACGAAATGGGCGAAGTTGCGGCTAATTTGCTCATCAACCATTTAACTAACAATTACGATATACAATTGACGCATAGCCTGGTACTAAGGCACGAACTGATCATCAGGGAATCTTCCCTTAAAACAGGCAGGTTTTAA
- a CDS encoding SDR family NAD(P)-dependent oxidoreductase has product MTSKIAIVTGGASGLGLAITKRFIASGIKTIMIGRTEENLKIMAAELGSLCTYKVMNMDNQAGIPALIAEIENEYSQIDILVNNAGINLKKDFTEVSDDEFQRVVQTNLNSVFTISREVTKCMLAKGGGCIINISSMAAHYGIPYVIAYTAAKTGIEGMTKAMAVELSPKGIRVNCVAPGFIKTNMSSKALDSDPERKQKVMSRTPMGKLGEPFDIAEAVYFLSSDGAKYITGVILPVDGGNSIGF; this is encoded by the coding sequence ATGACATCTAAAATTGCAATAGTAACGGGCGGTGCATCTGGCTTGGGCTTGGCCATTACAAAAAGGTTTATCGCGAGCGGTATAAAAACTATTATGATAGGCAGAACCGAAGAAAATCTAAAAATCATGGCCGCTGAATTAGGTTCGCTATGTACCTATAAGGTTATGAATATGGATAATCAGGCAGGCATTCCCGCGTTGATCGCCGAAATTGAAAACGAGTATTCGCAGATTGATATCCTGGTCAATAATGCCGGCATTAACCTTAAAAAGGATTTCACAGAGGTTTCAGACGACGAGTTTCAACGCGTTGTTCAAACTAATCTGAACTCGGTTTTTACCATTAGCCGTGAAGTTACCAAATGCATGCTGGCTAAAGGCGGGGGCTGTATTATCAATATAAGTTCAATGGCTGCACATTATGGCATCCCGTATGTGATTGCCTATACTGCCGCCAAGACCGGAATTGAAGGCATGACGAAAGCCATGGCTGTTGAATTATCTCCAAAAGGTATCCGGGTAAACTGCGTGGCTCCTGGCTTTATCAAAACCAATATGTCGTCTAAAGCATTGGATAGCGATCCCGAGCGCAAACAAAAAGTGATGTCGCGCACGCCGATGGGTAAATTAGGTGAACCTTTCGATATTGCCGAAGCGGTATACTTTCTATCATCTGATGGAGCCAAGTACATTACCGGCGTAATACTGCCCGTTGACGGCGGTAATTCAATAGGGTTTTAA
- a CDS encoding TraM recognition domain-containing protein, translating into MRCRRSLFPNWITCRIRAEAIRSPRCWPCRIMAKLDRDYGKDEARVLKAGLGTVFVGEVADENTAKYASAIFGRRHMKKVSSTYSRNDTSQSISAQMEDLMPTNRIMNLNQGEFVGKVTETGNKSATLATKDEKPDEKIFATKFIVDKDPGYCHKLPKVTVFDDSSEENDLLAMKEKLNSHMLKVTREMEEIVETEYWLAMLKKEIKTRQPALFIRMEMLRNFRAKLLPQVEVIQQAFQLKLVELNNEKKAKEEALAAFQIDPESLTS; encoded by the coding sequence ATGAGGTGCCGACGATCTTTATTCCCAAACTGGATAACCTGCCGAATACGGGCAGAAGCAATAAGATCGCCACGGTGCTGGCCATGCAGGATTATGGCCAAGTTAGATAGGGATTATGGCAAAGATGAAGCACGCGTCTTAAAAGCGGGCTTAGGGACAGTCTTTGTAGGGGAGGTTGCAGATGAAAACACAGCCAAGTACGCTTCTGCCATTTTTGGTAGACGGCACATGAAAAAAGTTTCATCGACCTATAGCCGTAATGATACCTCGCAATCCATATCTGCGCAAATGGAAGACTTGATGCCGACCAATAGGATAATGAACCTGAACCAGGGCGAATTTGTCGGGAAGGTTACCGAAACCGGGAATAAAAGCGCAACACTCGCTACCAAAGATGAAAAGCCCGATGAAAAGATCTTCGCGACCAAATTCATAGTTGATAAAGATCCGGGATACTGCCACAAGTTACCGAAGGTTACGGTATTTGATGATTCAAGTGAAGAGAATGACCTGCTGGCGATGAAAGAGAAATTGAACAGCCATATGCTGAAAGTAACCCGTGAAATGGAGGAGATCGTTGAAACAGAATACTGGCTGGCCATGCTCAAAAAGGAGATCAAGACCAGGCAGCCTGCTCTTTTCATCCGGATGGAAATGCTCCGGAATTTCAGGGCTAAATTGCTTCCCCAGGTTGAGGTCATCCAACAGGCTTTTCAGCTTAAGCTGGTTGAGCTGAATAATGAAAAAAAGGCAAAGGAAGAGGCCCTAGCAGCATTCCAGATCGACCCTGAATCCCTAACGTCTTGA